In Gadus morhua chromosome 5, gadMor3.0, whole genome shotgun sequence, the genomic stretch actctgattggcttgggatataGCCAAGGAGGCAGTTAATCAGCAGCGTTAGTAGAGTAGAGTTAGGtaagatatcacaatttggccaaatatgcaaatatgctatgaggctaatgaTATGTGGTGGCTGTTGAAGAGCCACATCTACAGGAATTAGATAATTCATTGGTCATACATTTATAGAATTATTGTAGAGATTAATaactaaccttttttttttaaagatggaGGGTTCAAGGAGTGTGCTAGCATAatccagtccctccagaaaaatgtggcgtttttttgtgattgttgcggcccaaaatccttgattatgctgtacgttttcttaaaaaatgcgaggaaatatgcggcatatttatgcaattttatgcgatgaaattgcgggaacttgcgaaaaaATGCGGGAACTTGCAAGAAAAGCAGCTTttcgatgacgttcacgtcgcGTAATTACGCTACTTCATAACgctcccatggcaacagggcgAAATTGCTGCTCTTGTGTGATGTAAAAGCAACCATTTTTTCAACTTTATGTGTGatatatgtgacttttttgcGACGAAAATGcagggattatgaaatcatgcaaaCCCCGCATATTTTGCGGAGAATTCTACAATTTATGCGGTGAAAttgcggcatatttgaaaaaaatgcggcccccgcatgaatatgcaAACTTTAGCTGATTATGCGctgaattatgcgatcgcataatcaggtttttctggagggactgataaTCAAACCATCAAAGGCAGGCATCGTTACTTATCACTATTTTGAATCAATGAAAAACAGCAAACCTCACGACATGCTGTTGCTATGGTTAGGTACtctttaaagggcccctattatGCCATCAGGTGTGACGTTGATTTGTCATTAACAGGCCCTTACTctatagtgacatcacaagtgggagtgtccaccaaTATTTGTGATTTCGCAATGGAGTGTAACGGCTTATCAACATCAGAACCAGGGGTGATTATAGGGACCCCTTTAAAGCTTAGCATTGCCCAGAGAGCATTCCCATCTCAAAACCTTGTCTCCGACCCCCTGCAGTTCTGGCGCTATGGCGACTGGGTGGATGTTGTCATTGACGACCGCATCCCCACCTTCAACAACCAGCTGGTGTTCACCAAGTCTGCCGAGAGGAATGAGTTCTGGAGCGCCCTTCTGGAGAAGGCCTACGCCAAGTACGTCCTCGtcgctaacacacacatgcaaaccctaaccctaacactagaGGGCGCCACTGCCGAGTACCGTTCAACAGGGTATCACCGCGATCGCACAGATTCAGAGAATGTTTCGCGACGAACCTGGGATAATCTAACTGGATGAGAGCAAGACGTAGGACTAGGGGAGGCCGGCAGAAAATACTGTCCTCCGCAACCGAATTTACAACCGGATGTCACGTTTCAGAACTAATGGGCGATCTTGGCAGTGAGAAGCTAAGAATTGTTGTGCAACACTGAAATTATATGATATTCTATCCAAATTCATGTGGGAAATAAAGAATGATCTAGTGTTTTTGAGGGATTTGAGGGACGTTTGGGTGGGAATTCAACAGGAATTCAATAGAATATCAAGAGAAAGCAGCATTTTACAGCTACATGCATTGCTGAAAATCACATTAAATAAGACGCAAAATCATTGTAAATAAAACTGCAGAGAGTCCACTACAAATGTAGCAGTCAAGATGTCCTGGGCAGTGATGTTATTTTGATGTTAGCGTAATatagatgctaatgagatgtaTATGCTAATTTAGTGTAGATGCTACTGTGGTGTAGTTGCTAATGTGGTAAATACTAATGTATTGTAGATGCTAATTCGGTCTAGATGCTAATGTCATGTAGATGCTAATTTGGTGGAGATGCTAATATCACGTAGGAGCTAAATGCTGTGTAAATGCTAATGCCATGTAGATGCTAATGTTGTTTAGATGCTAATGCCATGTAGATGCTAATGTGATGTAGATGCTAATGTAATACCATGTCTACGTCCTGCCCCCTCctcgctccacctcctccaggctccACGGCTCGTACGAGGCCCTGAAGGGAGGCAACACCACGGAGGCCATGGAGGACTTCACCGGGGGGGTGACCGAGTTCTACGAGATGAAGGAGGCCCCGAAGGAGCTCAACAAGATCATGAAGAAGGCCCTGGAGAGGGGCTCGCTCATGGGCTGCTCCATCGATGTGAGTCACTTCCTGTCCAGGCTGGTTCCGTCTCTGTCACTTCCTGCCGAGTCCGGTTCCTTCCAGCGTTGGTTCTCTGAAAAGTCCTTAGAACTCACTAGTTTACGCAACAACGTCAAATGTGACGTAACCACACCTAATTTGAGTACGTTGTGCTGTTGGTTCTCGAAAAGAATTGCTAGAACTCACCGGTTTGCGTGATGACGACATTCATGGCGTCATCGCCTTCGTCCTTTCCAGGCGAAAAAGAAGGAACTCATGGGAAACAAAAGCAGCAAGTGCAATTGATGGGATTGGGAAGGGGCGGGGACtggagatgagggagagggagagggagtgggctGTCTGCAGCGCAGAGACGAAGGATAAAACAGAAAATAAGTCGCCAGTTACACGAAAAGTCACCAGATTTGCCACCAGTAGCTAGATAACCTTTAAACCGCCAGACTTGGCGACAAGTCGCTAAATCGAGCGACAAAGCCGCCAAATTTGCAACACTGGTTCCGCTCCATAACTTCCTGTCGAGACTGGTTCCTTCGATGCAAGTAGATATCTTATTGAGTCTCCTTCTATGGATCTGAGTCAGAACATGTGGACCTCGAAACATTGTATTGGCTGGGTCCgatagatgatgatgattaacccgtgcgtgcgtgtgtgtgtgtttgtgtgtgtgtgtgtgtgtagtccctGGTCCCGGCCCGTTTTGAGACCCGGACCACCACTGGCCTGGTGAAGGGCCACGCCTACTCTGTGACCGCTGTGCAGGaggtgaggaccccccccccccccccccccccaaccattcTCAGCATCTTACCTACAACTAAACAAAAGACGCTGACGGACACGCTGTGACTCTCCGTTGAGTTATTCCATTAGTCCAAAGTTGGAATactggaataaaaaaataaaattgaatatACATCATCTTATTACAAATCTAACGAAGAAATTTCCCCTCCTGGGGATCCataaagttttatttttaacgTCATATTGTCTTTAGCAGTTTATAAATCCGTTCATATCGTAAATGACTACACAACGACTGGGATGTCAACCGCCAACCGTGTGATGTCCCCCGACAGTGCAAGCACACCACGACCAAGGACTCCAAGGTGCGCCTGGTGCGCCTCAGGAACCCCTGGGGCCAGGTGGAGTGGACTGGCCCCTGGAGCGACAAGTAAGCCAAGGGGCGGGCCGCCGCCCTCGTCTTCGCCCATCAGCCTCTTTCGGGGCGGCACGTGGCTCTGGAGGTAGAgctgggttggctggtaaccgagtggtcgctggttcgatcccctaGCGCCGAGTGCCGcagtgtccctgagcgaggcacctcaccctaacggctcccgacgagctggctgtcgccctgcgtggctgactccgccgtccatgtgtggatgtgtgaatgaatgaatgggtgaatgttaggcaatattgtaaagtgcattgagtggccactggttagaaaagcgctgtatacaTGCagcccatttaccatttaacgtTCACCATTTTTTTTGTGCCTTGGTGTGAAGTGCCAGTGAAGACTGACGCAAAGGTCCCTCAGCTCCCTGTTAATCCATGTTGGTGTTCTCTTCCCCGACTCCCATAGCTCCAAGGAGTGGACCTCCCTCTCCAAGGATGAGAAGGAGAAGCTCCAGCACCAGAATGCCGAGGACGGAGAGTTCTGGTGGGTCGTCCTTACAACACCTTTTCACCTCTCACTCTGCCCCTTCTCAGCTGGTCGTCTTTCATCCCGTCTCACTCTTTCTCGTCTCACTCTGCACCGTCTTACTCGGCCCATCTTTCTCTGCCCGTCTCACTCTGCCATATCTCACTCTGCCCCGTCTCACTCTGCCATATCTCACTCTGCCCCGTCTCACTCTGCCCCGTCTCACTCTGCCCGTCTCACTCTGCCCATCTTACTCTGCCCCGTCTCACTCTGCCCATCTTACTCTGCCCGTCTCACTCAGCCCTATGTCCTCTGTTCGTCTCACTGTATCCCTTCTCATTCTGCCCCGTCCCAGTCTCGCCTGTCTCACTCTCGCCCCGTCACACTCTGACCCGTCTCACTCTGCCCTGTCTCACTCTGCCCCGTCTCACTCGGCCCTTCCAGGATGTCCTTCGAGGACTTCAAGAAGAACTTCACCAAGATCGAGATCTGCAACCTGACCCCTGACGCCCTGGAGGACGACAAGATCCACAAGTGGACCGTGTCGGTGAACGAGGGCCGCTGGGTGAGGGGCTGCTCCGCCGGGGGCTGCCGGAACTACCCAGGTACCCTCCTCCAGCGGCAACGCCCCTGCACCCCTGTCCAATTACTGCTGATAATTAGTATAACCAGAGATTCTGTTTACATATGCTACAAATACCAACCTCCCATtaccacacccatacacacctGGACAATTCTGATGAGCATGGCTAACCCATTGTAACCCCATACGTACATAGGCGTAGGCCTTCATTAACATGTGTTTCAGACCCCTGCCATCCACTGACAGTAGCAGAACCATCTCTATCAATAACATTTACAAATGGGTAATGgcatagcattagcatagcatCGGTAGTTGGACATGAACCGACCACAGACCCTGCAACCACCCGGCCGGAGCGCCCAATACCGTATGTGTGCGCCGCTCGAAGAGTGACCGGCTGCTCCTCCGCCCAGACACCTTCTGGACCAACCCGCAGTACCGCCTGCGTCTGCTGGAAGAGGACGACGACCCCGAGGACAACGAGGTGGCCTGCTCCTTCGTGGTGTCCCTGATGCAGAAGAACCGCAGGAAGGAGCGCAAGATGGGCGCCAACCTCTTCACCATCGGCTTCGCCATCTACGAGGTGCTTGGTCCCGGTTGATTTTTGTCAGGGTTTTTTCGTCATAAGTCTGGCTTTTTGGGTCGGGCTTTTCGAAAAAGTTTCCAGACGTACACACTTAGACGCACTAAGACGTAGACTGTTTGCGTAAATCAAAACACCCACTTGTTGTGTGGAATGGTACTGATCCGATATGGCTACCCAATCACCGAATCTTCATTTACacttacatttagcagacgcttttatccaaagcgacgtacaaTAAATcaatttgtcataagaaggtgaaacaatatatcactctcggtacagtaaggatgttcatagaaacaagtgccaagcaccgaCAATTGTTATGTTAACCCCCTTGCCCGTATGCAACaaggatagctaggataagatactACACAATGTTAAGTACTACatacaacatgcaataagtgcgtacattaagtgccaggacgtacaacatacaatttcGACCCTTCATGTTTCTGTAATGTGTACGGGTGGTTCCTCCCTGTAGGACTGACAACACTAACCTCGTGTTTTTCAATCCACAGGTGCCAAAGGAGGTAAGGAAGGACACTTTAACTACGAATCCGAAGACTGCTGACTCACTAACCGCACAGTTTATTCATCTTATACACATTTAATCGGTTGTGGTCTAATGTCCTTGGTGAACCGTTGAACCTCTGTCTCGCACTCGGTAACCCCTGGCAGATGCACGGCAACAAGCAGCACATGCAGAAGGACTTCTTCCTGGCAAACTCGTCCAAGGCCCGCTGCAAGTCCTACATCAACCTGCGCGAGGTGACCCAGCGCTTCCGCCTGAGCCCCGGGGAGTACGTCATCGTGCCCTCCACCTACGAGCCCCACCAGGAGGGCGAGTTCCTCCTGCGCGTCTTCTCCGAGAAGAGGAACACCTCAGAGTGAGTCCGGAGAGAGAGCGGCCTTAGGAAGGCCGAGTTCTGGGTGGGTGTAGCCTAGCCACAAAGCAGTTTAGCCACAGATACAGCATAGCCTAGCCCTTGGGCTTAGCCTAGCCGAAGATCTTAACCTAGCCCCAAAGCCTAGCCTAGACTTAGAGATTAGTTTAGCTAGAGAACTTAGCATAGCCTAGCAACAGACCTTAGACTAGCCACAGAGCTCAGTCTAGCCACAGAGCTGAGCCTAGTTGAGGTGAAGTATAATAAGGAAATGATAAATTACCCAGGAAACAGTTACTGTACTGTAAGTCTGTGTTTAATAATCTTATTTATGTTGGTGATTTATTTGCAGGGCTGGGCATCATAGATTATCTTGCTGGTATGACACTGAACCCATTCTACAATAAACCATTTCAGGTCATAAACAGTTTTTATTTGACCTGAGGGTACATGTTGGTTTGCCATGTGAAAATGAACCGAGCAAAATTCCTGAAGATGATTTCCTTAAGAAAATTCAGTTGAATTTATTCCAAATGATAAGCTTCCTCTTATAAGCTTGCTCAAAGTAGGCGAATGTATTGCGAACCAAGGTACAACAATGATACCCAGCCCTGTTTTTTATGGTTAACTGTAATATTAGCCTTAGAACGACTTAGTTTTGCAGACGATATTTAGATTTTTGCATTGTACAGAATGTTTTAtaagtgtgttgtgtgagtTCCATTTGGGCatggtttattgtttatttggaggggatagggttagggttagggttaacactCAAGGGCAAACAATTTTAACGGCGATTTGATTTGTAGAGCTGGAAGAAACCGGCCACAGTTCGAAGCGGTTATGGAATCTTTTTTAGAGCAAGCGGCCACAGATTTTTGCACGCTCCGGTAAACATTCCCTTGCAGTTTACTCAGCACCAAACATCAGCCACACCTTTCCTGGACGGGGGACGAGAGGACTTCCAAGACCAGTCTGTAATCTGCTGGACCTGAACTGGCAAAATACTACGCAAAATAGCCCCAAGATGTCTCTCAAACTGAAGACGATTGTACGACACTCCCAGTCGGTCAACTGAATCCCAacttgatcttttttttttactggatAGGAAGTCTGTTTTGAACCTGCCCCGGCCACTAATCAAACCCCTAAGTAGGGGGCTACATTCGTTTTGAGAAAGTATTGGTATTGCCCCAAGTTGTCACAAGCCAATACACATAATGAAAAAATCATAAACTTCCCCTGATGCTGTATCTATTCACATCTAGTTATATGTTAACATTCCCCTCCATCACCAAGCCCTGATCCGATACAACATGAAATGAAGATCTTCTGCAGTCAAGAAGCAAATCCCCCAAAAATAATCTCTGAGGCCAGAACACAGGTGGTATCAGACTAACCCTTCTCTCCCCAGCACACAGACAGGCTAAGACTTAGCGCTCTCATTTAGCTTCCTTATTCCATAGTTCACAACCCATTCAATTTGGCCTaccgccccccacacacacacacacacacacacacacacacataaattcaACATTCAAAACCCAAGTTATGGTTGAACATCTGCACAACTCACTTGTTGATCGGATGTTGttgtgattgttgttgttgttgttgatgttgttgttgagaCAGTGGGATAGGGTCATGGTCTTAATGCGTTGGTAGGCTTTGCCCTTGCTGCCGTGGTGACTGCTCTTCATTGGTTTCCAGGGAGATAGAGAACAGGATCGAAGCGGACCATCCAGTGGTAAGGGTTGACCCATTCATACATTAACCTTGACCACCCACGGGCCCCATTtacctagcggccatcttggctccatcttggttctaaacttACGCTGGTTAACTTGCTGCTGATTGGTCAGATTGGTGCCAGGTGACACCCCTCGAGCCAGCACCGCTACTGATTCAAACCAATCATAAACAGCCATTATTGGGTTCTCTGCATTCTCCGTTTCATATTTTCTCTCAGTTttatctctcttctctttcatccctaatttatttatgcttTATCTCCAAATTATCTTGTTTCATCCCTTACCTATCTGTTTATCTCTATCTGGTTTAAACTTTCTCTTATGCTTATGTCTTATCCGTTATATTGACCTTCTCTTTTTCATCTCCTTCTGATTCATCTCTCATATTGCTTTCAATCTCTATCTCCTCTTTCATCTCTATCCTATCTTGGTTTCATCGCTATATGCTCATGCTTTATCTATATCTTCTCTACTCTCATCTCTCGGTTTTATCTCTATCTTCTCTACCCtctcatgtttttttctataTCTTCTCTAATCTCTCCGTTTCATCTCTTTCCTCTGTCATCTCTCTCCTATCTGTTTCATCTCTATATTCTCTACTCATCTGTTTCATCTCTATCTTCTCTGCTTTCATGACTATCTTCTCTACTCTCATCTCTATCTTATCTACTATCTCATATCTGTTTCATCTCTATCCTCCTTCCTTTGTCTAtcttctccccatctctctgtttcatctcctcctcctctcctcttccatctctctccatcttctcctcatctccctctccttcagccGGCTCCTGCCTCTGCGGTGGGGGAAGAGAGCGAAGAGGACCAGAAATTCCGGACGATTTTTCAGGAGATAGCCGGAGACGTGAGTGAAGGCGTTCTATGTGTCTACGTGAGTCTCTGTATCCCGGTTTGCCTgagtgtggttgttgttgttaaacAACACAAGTGCTGGTGGTCTGATCTCCCTGCGTCTCCCAGGAGATGGAGATCACAGCCAACGAGCTGAAGAACCTGCTCAACAAAGTCGTCTCCAAGAGTAAGTCCACACCTTCTCGGACCTTAAACCTTTAAGGGTGTTCACTTAAATGACATCCAGTCAGAAGTGATCCcctctgatcatgggaagatAGAGGCAGCAAACTTAGCAAAAATACATTCAGTGAGACAATGGGTTAACAAGATTCTTATCGGGAAACTTTTGCATTTTGGGTAGCTAATACAAAGGTAACAAAGGTGAGTGGGAGTGAAGGGAGGAGGGTTTAGGATTGTCATGGCTGAAGTCAGCTATGGCAGCATAGGCCAAGATAAACTGCAATACACTATGGGGGAAGTGGGTATGTCTGCAAGTCTGCAACACAGTTATGAGAATTTACACAAGAAAGAAGTCAGTCGAATGGCAGGGCCTTAATATCAGACTTCTCGGCAATGTAAATGCCAACTATCTTAACACCtctcagagagaggaagggaggtatcTCTAGGTCCAAGGAGAATGTCTACAATTGATTTTAGTGTGACTTGTAATTataacaaggttaatataattgtatgttATAGCTATGATTAATATTCCCGTGACACTCTCTCCGTCTCAGACCAGGAGCTGAACACGGAGGGCTTCAGTCTGGAGACGTGTCGGAGTATGATCGCCCTGATGGACGTATCCTTTACATGGAGAGCATCTGGTGCCTTATGCTTCACAACCTGCTCGCCCTACGCTGCCCACTAGAAACTCTCTCCAGAACGCACCTGAAAGTGTCCCCCACCTGTATGCCCAGTTGGAACCTCGTTaaatgtcaaagtgtgtgtggcTGGTTGTATGGTTGGGAGCAATTGGTCCTCTCTTGTGACTTGggctacgtttacatgatgacggtctgaacacaagacgcaaaagtggcgtcgcgtcttcactttttattccgcgtttcgacaagcgttttcgggagggaatctgcgtgcatacggtgacgcaaaagtgagTGGAATTCGATTGGTATGCATCTCAGGCGGCTAgatggtgctgtgatacactattacacaacaccgccatgtctgaacgcatgcgtagaatcttccttctcttatctgcgccgcgtaaaccaaaacataattacagatccttctctgttcagtaatgatatctgtacatttcgtggaaagactcctgtaagtttattagagctgccagagcagcttgacggtccgacgcatggaaataatccaacatgtttgtttatttccctgtactggggcatgtatgtgacgtaaccGCGTcacgacgtgagcagatctgagcagagttttgcgtcttggcagtgtagacggaaatgCTACGGTGGAGAGTTTAAgatttccactctggagggtggtttcagatttttgt encodes the following:
- the capn3a gene encoding calpain-3 isoform X2 encodes the protein MPYTPSGFFCDRLIRERERRDGEGSLGKPLRFSGQDFTALKQECLQKKSLFEDDTFPATVESLGYKELGAKSNKVKNIVWKRPKEICENPEFIVGGASRTDICQGDLGDCWLLAAIACLTLYEKLLYRVVPQEQSFSEGYAGVFHFQFWRYGDWVDVVIDDRIPTFNNQLVFTKSAERNEFWSALLEKAYAKLHGSYEALKGGNTTEAMEDFTGGVTEFYEMKEAPKELNKIMKKALERGSLMGCSIDSLVPARFETRTTTGLVKGHAYSVTAVQECKHTTTKDSKVRLVRLRNPWGQVEWTGPWSDNSKEWTSLSKDEKEKLQHQNAEDGEFWMSFEDFKKNFTKIEICNLTPDALEDDKIHKWTVSVNEGRWVRGCSAGGCRNYPDTFWTNPQYRLRLLEEDDDPEDNEVACSFVVSLMQKNRRKERKMGANLFTIGFAIYEVPKEMHGNKQHMQKDFFLANSSKARCKSYINLREVTQRFRLSPGEYVIVPSTYEPHQEGEFLLRVFSEKRNTSELCPCCRGDCSSLVSREIENRIEADHPVPAPASAVGEESEEDQKFRTIFQEIAGDVSEGVLCVYEMEITANELKNLLNKVVSKNQELNTEGFSLETCRSMIALMDMDGTGRLNLQEFRHLWNKVKQWQGIFKHYSVEQSGSISSYEMRNAVNDAVMCFVSRPGYRLNNQLYDIITMRYANESMNIDFDSFISCLVRLEAMFTFQAFDQDGDGSIRLSALEWLQLTMYA
- the capn3a gene encoding calpain-3 isoform X7 yields the protein MPYTPSGFFCDRLIRERERRDGEGSLGKPLRFSGQDFTALKQECLQKKSLFEDDTFPATVESLGYKELGAKSNKVKNIVWKRPKEICENPEFIVGGASRTDICQGDLGDCWLLAAIACLTLYEKLLYRVVPQEQSFSEGYAGVFHFQFWRYGDWVDVVIDDRIPTFNNQLVFTKSAERNEFWSALLEKAYAKLHGSYEALKGGNTTEAMEDFTGGVTEFYEMKEAPKELNKIMKKALERGSLMGCSIDSLVPARFETRTTTGLVKGHAYSVTAVQECKHTTTKDSKVRLVRLRNPWGQVEWTGPWSDNSKEWTSLSKDEKEKLQHQNAEDGEFWMSFEDFKKNFTKIEICNLTPDALEDDKIHKWTVSVNEGRWVRGCSAGGCRNYPDTFWTNPQYRLRLLEEDDDPEDNEVACSFVVSLMQKNRRKERKMGANLFTIGFAIYEVPKEMHGNKQHMQKDFFLANSSKARCKSYINLREVTQRFRLSPGEYVIVPSTYEPHQEGEFLLRVFSEKRNTSELCPCCRGDCSSLVSREIENRIEADHPVPAPASAVGEESEEDQKFRTIFQEIAGDEMEITANELKNLLNKVVSKNQELNTEGFSLETCRSMIALMDMDGTGRLNLQEFRHLWNKVKQWQGIFKHYSVEQSGSISSYEMRNAVNDAGYRLNNQLYDIITMRYANESMNIDFDSFISCLVRLEAMFRAFQAFDQDGDGSIRLSALEWLQLTMYA